A section of the Bacillus pumilus genome encodes:
- a CDS encoding class I SAM-dependent methyltransferase produces MSDHYYTEKPSVKSNKQTWDFTLRNRTFTFTSDSGVFSKKEVDFGSRLLIEAFEEPDVDGDVLDVGCGYGPIGLSLANEMTSRTIHMIDVNERAVELSKENAKHNRIDNVRIYQSDLFSNVHSSAAFASILTNPPIRAGKKVVHAIFDKSADHLLPEGELWVVIQKKQGGPSAIEKLEQLFGEVEVVLKKKGYYIIKAKKV; encoded by the coding sequence ATGAGTGACCACTATTATACGGAAAAGCCATCAGTGAAAAGCAATAAACAGACATGGGACTTCACCTTGAGAAACCGTACCTTTACTTTTACAAGTGACAGTGGAGTGTTTTCTAAGAAAGAAGTCGACTTTGGTTCGAGGCTTTTAATTGAAGCTTTTGAAGAACCTGACGTGGATGGCGATGTCTTAGATGTCGGTTGCGGTTATGGACCGATTGGCTTATCGTTAGCAAACGAAATGACGAGCCGCACCATTCATATGATTGATGTGAACGAAAGAGCAGTCGAACTTTCAAAGGAAAACGCTAAACATAATCGCATTGATAATGTCCGCATTTATCAAAGTGATTTGTTCTCGAATGTTCATTCATCAGCTGCTTTTGCCTCTATACTGACCAATCCCCCAATACGGGCAGGGAAGAAAGTTGTACATGCGATCTTTGATAAAAGTGCTGATCATTTATTGCCGGAAGGTGAGTTGTGGGTGGTAATTCAGAAAAAGCAGGGTGGACCATCTGCGATTGAGAAATTAGAACAGCTTTTTGGAGAAGTCGAAGTTGTATTGAAAAAAAAGGGCTACTATATTATCAAAGCTAAAAAAGTTTGA
- the rpoB gene encoding DNA-directed RNA polymerase subunit beta: protein MTGQLVQYGRHRQRRSYARISEVLELPNLIEIQTSSYQWFLDEGLREMFQDISPIEDFTGNLSLEFIDYSLGDPKYPVAESKERDVTYSAPLRVKVRLINKETGEVKDQDVFMGDFPIMTDTGTFIINGAERVIVSQLVRSPSVYFSGKVDKNGKKGFTATVIPNRGAWLEYETDAKDVVYVRIDRTRKLPVTVLLRALGFSSDQEILDLIGENEYLRNTLEKDNTENADKALLEIYERLRPGEPPTVENAKSLLDSRFFDPKRYDLANVGRYKINKKLHIKNRLFNQKLAETLVDPETGEILAEKGQILDRRVLDKVLPYLENGIGFRKLYPNGGVVEDEVELQSIKIYAPSDQEGEQVINVIGNAYVEEAVKNITPSDIIASISYFFNLLHGVGDTDDIDHLGNRRLRSVGELLQNQFRIGLSRMERVVRERMSIQDTNTITPQQLINIRPVIASIKEFFGSSQLSQFMDQTNPLAELTHKRRLSALGPGGLTRERAGMEVRDVHYSHYGRMCPIETPEGPNIGLINSLSSFAKVNRFGFIETPYRRVDPETGKVTPRIDYLTADEEDNYVVAQANALLADDGSFIDDNIIARFRGENTVVPRNRVDYMDVSPKQVVSAATACIPFLENDDSNRALMGANMQRQAVPLMQPESPIVGTGMEYVSGKDSGAAVICRYPGVVERVEAKNIWVRRYEDVDGQQVKGNLDKYSLLKFVRSNQGTCYNQRPIVSVGDEVVKGEILADGPSMEKGELALGRNVMVGFMTWDGYNYEDAIIMSERLVKDDVYTSIHIEEYESEARDTKLGPEEITRDIPNVGEDALRNLDERGIIRIGAEVKDGDLLVGKVTPKGVTELTAEERLLHAIFGEKAREVRDTSLRVPHGGGGIIHDVKVFNREDGDELPPGVNQLVRVYIVQKRKISEGDKMAGRHGNKGVISKILPEEDMPYLPDGTPIDIMLNPLGVPSRMNIGQVLELHMGMAARYLGIHIASPVFDGAREEDVWETLEEAGMSRDAKTVLYDGRTGEPFDNRVSVGIMYMIKLAHMVDDKLHARSTGPYSLVTQQPLGGKAQFGGQRFGEMEVWALEAYGAAYTLQEILTVKSDDVVGRVKTYEAIVKGDNVPEPGVPESFKVLIKELQSLGMDVKILSGDEEEIEMRDLEDDEETKKADGLALSNDEDAADLAPVDLERDAVTKE from the coding sequence TTGACAGGTCAACTAGTTCAGTATGGACGACACCGCCAGCGCAGAAGCTACGCACGCATAAGCGAAGTGTTAGAATTACCAAATCTCATTGAAATTCAAACCTCTTCTTATCAGTGGTTTCTTGATGAGGGTCTTAGAGAGATGTTTCAAGATATATCCCCAATTGAGGATTTTACTGGTAACCTTTCTCTTGAATTCATTGATTACAGCCTAGGGGATCCTAAGTATCCTGTAGCAGAATCAAAAGAACGTGATGTAACTTACTCTGCTCCACTAAGAGTAAAAGTTCGTTTAATTAACAAAGAAACTGGAGAAGTAAAAGACCAAGATGTGTTCATGGGAGATTTCCCAATCATGACAGACACAGGTACTTTTATCATTAACGGTGCGGAACGTGTAATCGTTTCTCAGTTAGTACGTTCTCCAAGTGTATATTTCAGTGGTAAAGTAGACAAAAACGGTAAAAAAGGTTTTACTGCGACTGTCATTCCAAACCGTGGCGCATGGTTAGAATACGAAACTGATGCGAAGGATGTAGTCTATGTACGCATCGATCGCACACGTAAGTTGCCGGTTACGGTTCTTTTGCGTGCTCTCGGCTTCAGCTCTGATCAAGAGATTCTTGACCTCATTGGCGAGAATGAATACTTACGCAACACGCTGGAAAAAGACAATACAGAGAATGCGGATAAAGCACTTCTCGAAATCTACGAGCGCCTCCGTCCTGGAGAGCCACCAACTGTTGAAAATGCGAAAAGCTTGCTAGACTCTCGCTTCTTCGATCCGAAGAGATATGACCTAGCAAATGTTGGACGCTACAAGATTAATAAAAAGCTTCATATTAAAAATAGACTGTTCAATCAAAAATTGGCTGAAACGTTAGTTGACCCTGAAACAGGTGAAATTCTAGCAGAAAAAGGTCAAATTTTAGACAGAAGAGTTCTTGATAAAGTTCTTCCATACTTAGAAAACGGCATCGGATTTAGAAAGCTTTATCCAAATGGTGGCGTAGTAGAAGATGAAGTAGAACTTCAATCTATTAAGATTTATGCACCGTCTGATCAAGAAGGCGAGCAAGTGATCAACGTGATCGGGAATGCATACGTAGAGGAAGCTGTGAAAAACATCACGCCTTCTGACATCATTGCATCGATCAGTTACTTCTTCAACCTTCTTCATGGTGTAGGTGATACAGATGATATCGATCACCTTGGTAACCGTCGCCTGCGTTCTGTAGGTGAGCTTCTGCAAAACCAATTCCGTATTGGATTAAGCAGAATGGAGCGTGTTGTTCGTGAAAGAATGTCGATCCAAGACACAAACACGATCACACCTCAGCAACTGATCAACATTCGTCCTGTGATCGCTTCTATTAAAGAGTTCTTTGGTAGCTCTCAGCTTTCTCAGTTCATGGATCAAACAAACCCGCTTGCTGAATTGACGCACAAACGTCGTCTATCAGCGCTTGGGCCTGGTGGTTTGACACGTGAGCGTGCAGGAATGGAAGTTCGTGACGTTCACTACTCTCACTATGGTCGTATGTGTCCGATTGAAACACCAGAGGGTCCAAACATTGGTTTGATCAACTCTCTATCTTCATTTGCAAAAGTAAATCGTTTCGGCTTTATTGAAACACCTTACCGTCGGGTTGATCCTGAAACAGGTAAAGTGACGCCGAGAATCGACTACTTAACTGCTGATGAAGAGGATAACTACGTAGTAGCACAAGCGAACGCTCTTCTAGCTGATGATGGTTCGTTTATCGATGATAATATCATTGCTCGTTTCAGAGGGGAAAACACCGTTGTTCCTCGAAACCGCGTTGACTACATGGACGTTTCGCCAAAGCAGGTTGTTTCTGCAGCGACAGCATGTATCCCATTCTTAGAGAACGATGACTCAAACCGTGCTCTAATGGGAGCGAACATGCAACGTCAGGCTGTGCCTTTGATGCAGCCGGAATCACCGATTGTTGGTACAGGTATGGAGTATGTATCAGGTAAAGACTCTGGTGCTGCTGTCATCTGCCGCTACCCAGGTGTTGTAGAACGTGTTGAAGCAAAAAATATTTGGGTTCGCCGTTATGAAGATGTTGACGGACAACAAGTCAAAGGAAACCTAGACAAATACAGCTTGCTGAAATTTGTCCGCTCTAACCAAGGGACTTGCTACAACCAACGTCCAATCGTAAGTGTTGGAGATGAAGTCGTAAAAGGAGAAATCCTTGCAGACGGTCCTTCAATGGAAAAAGGTGAATTGGCTCTAGGACGTAACGTCATGGTTGGCTTCATGACTTGGGACGGTTATAACTACGAGGATGCGATCATCATGAGTGAGCGCCTTGTAAAAGATGACGTCTACACGTCTATTCATATTGAAGAATATGAATCAGAAGCTCGTGATACAAAGCTTGGACCGGAAGAAATCACTCGTGATATTCCAAACGTTGGGGAAGATGCTTTACGCAACCTTGACGAGCGTGGAATCATCCGTATCGGTGCAGAAGTAAAAGACGGAGACCTTCTTGTAGGAAAAGTAACGCCTAAAGGTGTAACAGAACTAACAGCTGAAGAACGTCTATTACATGCAATCTTCGGTGAAAAGGCTCGTGAAGTACGTGATACGTCTCTACGTGTTCCACACGGCGGCGGCGGAATTATCCACGACGTCAAAGTCTTTAACCGTGAAGATGGAGATGAATTACCTCCGGGTGTTAACCAGTTAGTCCGCGTATACATCGTTCAGAAGCGTAAAATTTCTGAAGGTGATAAAATGGCCGGACGACATGGTAACAAAGGGGTTATCTCTAAAATCCTTCCAGAAGAAGATATGCCGTATCTTCCAGATGGAACACCGATTGATATCATGTTAAACCCTCTAGGGGTACCATCTCGTATGAACATCGGTCAGGTACTTGAGCTTCATATGGGTATGGCTGCACGTTACCTTGGCATCCACATTGCATCACCAGTATTTGATGGTGCACGCGAGGAAGATGTTTGGGAAACGCTTGAAGAAGCAGGTATGTCTCGTGATGCGAAAACAGTCCTTTATGACGGTCGAACTGGTGAACCATTCGATAACCGTGTATCAGTCGGAATCATGTACATGATCAAACTGGCTCACATGGTTGACGATAAACTTCACGCTCGTTCAACTGGACCATACTCACTTGTTACGCAGCAGCCACTTGGCGGTAAAGCACAGTTTGGTGGTCAGCGTTTCGGAGAGATGGAAGTATGGGCACTTGAAGCTTACGGTGCAGCATACACACTTCAAGAGATCTTAACCGTTAAATCGGATGACGTGGTGGGTCGTGTGAAAACATACGAAGCCATCGTCAAAGGGGATAACGTCCCTGAACCAGGTGTCCCTGAATCATTCAAAGTGTTAATTAAAGAACTTCAAAGTTTAGGTATGGATGTCAAAATCCTATCTGGCGATGAAGAAGAGATAGAAATGAGAGATTTAGAAGACGATGAGGAAACGAAGAAAGCAGACGGATTAGCGTTATCTAATGACGAAGATGCTGCAGACCTCGCTCCTGTCGATCTTGAACGTGACGCAGTCACAAAAGAATAG
- the rpoC gene encoding DNA-directed RNA polymerase subunit beta', translating into MLDVNNFEYMNIGLASPDKIRSWSFGEVKKPETINYRTLKPEKDGLFCERIFGPQKDWECHCGKYKRVRYKGVVCDRCGVEVTRAKVRRERMGHIELAAPVSHIWYFKGIPSRMGLVLDMSPRALEEVIYFASYVVTDPGNTPLEKKQLLSEKEFRAYLDKYGNTFSAAMGAEAINKLLQDIDLVKEVDTLKEELKTAQGQRRTRAIKRLEVLEAFRNSGNKPSWMILDVLPVIPPELRPMVQLDGGRFATSDLNDLYRRVINRNNRLKRLLDLGAPSIIVQNEKRMLQEAVDALIDNGRRGRPVTGPGNRPLKSLSHMLKGKQGRFRQNLLGKRVDYSGRSVIVVGPHLKMYQCGLPKEMALELFKPFVMKELVEKGLAHNIKSAKRKIERVQPEVWDVLESVIREHPVLLNRAPTLHRLGIQAFEPTLVEGRAIRLHPLVCTAYNADFDGDQMAVHVPLSAEAQAEARILMLAAQNILNPKDGKPVVTPSQDMVLGNYYLTLERKGAIGEGMVFKDTNEALLAYQNGYVHLHTRVAVAANSLKNVTFTDEQRSKLLITTVGKLIFNEILPESFPYMNEPTKSNIEEKTPDRFFLEKGEDVKATIEKQEINAPFKKGILGKIIAEIFKRFHITETSKMLDRMKNLGFKYSTKAGITVGVSDIVVLDDKQKILEEAQAKVDNVMKQFRRGLITEEERYERVISIWSSSKDVIQGKLMKSLDEVNPIYMMSDSGARGNASNFTQLAGMRGLMANPAGRIIELPIKSSFREGLTVLEYFISTHGARKGLADTALKTADSGYLTRRLVDVAQDVIIRETDCGTDRGILAKSIREGNEIIEKLEERLIGRFARKPIVHPETGEVIVGENELIDEDKALEVVEAGIEEVWIRSAFTCNTPHGVCKRCYGRNLATGTDVEVGEAVGIIAAQSIGEPGTQLTMRTFHTGGVAGDDITQGLPRIQELFEARNPKGQATISEIDGVVAEINDVRDKQQEIVVQGDVETRSYTAPYNARLKVVEGDKVTRGQVLTEGSIDPKELLKVTDMTAVQEYLLHEVQKVYRMQGVEIGDKHVEVMVRQMLRKVRVADAGDTDVLPGTLLDVHQFTEANKKVLFEGKRPATGRPVLLGITKASLETDSFLSAASFQETTRVLTDAAIKGKRDELLGLKENVIIGKLVPAGTGMPNYRKVKPVSQVQPSDDMVPVE; encoded by the coding sequence TTGCTAGATGTGAACAATTTTGAGTATATGAACATCGGTCTCGCATCACCTGATAAAATCCGTTCTTGGTCTTTTGGTGAAGTGAAAAAGCCTGAAACGATTAACTATCGTACACTGAAACCTGAAAAAGATGGTCTCTTTTGTGAACGTATCTTCGGACCGCAAAAAGACTGGGAATGTCATTGTGGAAAGTATAAACGCGTTCGTTATAAGGGTGTTGTATGTGACCGTTGTGGTGTAGAAGTAACACGGGCAAAAGTCCGTCGTGAGAGAATGGGGCATATCGAACTGGCTGCCCCAGTTTCCCACATTTGGTATTTCAAAGGTATCCCAAGCCGTATGGGTCTTGTTCTTGATATGTCACCACGTGCGTTAGAAGAAGTGATTTACTTCGCTTCTTACGTTGTGACAGATCCGGGCAACACACCGCTTGAGAAGAAACAACTTCTTTCTGAGAAGGAATTCCGTGCTTATTTAGATAAATACGGTAATACATTCTCAGCAGCTATGGGTGCAGAAGCAATCAATAAACTTCTTCAAGATATCGATCTTGTCAAAGAAGTAGATACACTGAAAGAAGAGCTGAAAACAGCTCAAGGACAGCGTCGTACACGTGCGATTAAACGCCTTGAAGTGCTAGAAGCCTTCCGTAACTCAGGAAACAAACCATCATGGATGATTCTTGATGTACTTCCGGTTATTCCGCCAGAATTACGTCCAATGGTTCAGCTTGATGGTGGACGTTTTGCTACTTCTGACTTAAACGACCTTTATCGTCGTGTCATCAACCGTAACAATCGTCTGAAACGTTTATTAGATCTTGGCGCGCCAAGCATCATCGTTCAGAACGAGAAGCGTATGCTTCAAGAAGCTGTCGATGCCTTGATTGATAATGGGCGTAGAGGCCGACCAGTAACAGGACCAGGAAACAGACCATTGAAATCTCTTTCTCATATGCTGAAAGGGAAACAAGGACGTTTCCGTCAAAACTTGCTTGGTAAACGTGTTGACTATTCTGGACGTTCCGTTATCGTCGTAGGACCACATTTGAAAATGTATCAGTGTGGGCTTCCGAAAGAAATGGCTCTTGAATTATTCAAACCATTCGTGATGAAGGAGCTTGTTGAAAAAGGTTTAGCTCACAACATCAAGAGTGCGAAGCGTAAAATTGAGCGCGTGCAGCCGGAAGTATGGGATGTTTTAGAATCAGTAATTCGTGAGCATCCAGTTTTACTAAACCGTGCACCGACTCTTCACAGACTTGGTATTCAAGCGTTTGAACCTACACTTGTGGAAGGACGCGCAATTCGTTTGCATCCACTTGTATGTACTGCCTACAACGCTGACTTTGACGGTGACCAAATGGCGGTTCACGTACCATTATCTGCTGAGGCTCAAGCTGAAGCTCGTATCTTAATGCTTGCTGCTCAAAACATTTTGAACCCGAAAGATGGAAAACCTGTTGTTACGCCATCTCAGGATATGGTGCTTGGTAACTACTACCTTACACTTGAGCGTAAAGGTGCTATCGGAGAAGGTATGGTCTTCAAAGATACTAACGAAGCCCTTCTAGCTTATCAAAATGGGTATGTACATCTTCATACACGTGTAGCTGTTGCAGCTAATTCGTTGAAGAATGTGACATTTACTGATGAACAGCGTTCTAAATTGTTGATTACAACAGTTGGAAAACTGATCTTTAACGAAATCTTACCGGAATCATTCCCTTACATGAATGAGCCGACAAAGAGCAATATTGAAGAAAAAACGCCTGACCGCTTCTTCCTTGAAAAAGGTGAAGATGTCAAAGCTACGATCGAGAAACAAGAAATCAATGCGCCGTTCAAAAAAGGTATTTTAGGTAAAATCATTGCGGAAATCTTTAAGAGATTCCATATCACTGAGACATCTAAAATGCTTGACCGCATGAAAAATCTTGGTTTCAAATACTCTACTAAAGCGGGTATTACGGTTGGGGTTTCTGATATCGTCGTATTAGATGATAAGCAGAAGATCCTCGAAGAAGCGCAAGCAAAAGTAGATAACGTCATGAAGCAATTCAGACGTGGTTTGATTACTGAAGAAGAGCGTTATGAGAGAGTTATTTCGATCTGGAGTTCTTCTAAAGATGTCATCCAAGGTAAACTGATGAAGTCCCTTGATGAAGTCAACCCAATCTACATGATGAGTGACTCTGGAGCGCGTGGTAACGCATCTAACTTCACTCAGCTAGCTGGTATGCGTGGTCTGATGGCCAACCCGGCTGGACGTATCATTGAACTTCCGATCAAATCTAGTTTCCGTGAAGGTTTAACCGTATTGGAATACTTTATTTCCACTCACGGAGCGCGTAAAGGTCTTGCCGATACAGCCCTTAAAACAGCTGACTCAGGTTACCTCACGCGTCGTCTCGTCGACGTTGCACAGGATGTTATCATCCGTGAAACTGATTGCGGTACAGACCGTGGTATCTTGGCGAAGTCCATTAGAGAAGGAAATGAAATTATTGAGAAACTTGAAGAACGTCTCATTGGACGTTTTGCAAGAAAACCAATTGTCCATCCTGAAACGGGCGAAGTCATTGTTGGCGAAAACGAACTAATTGATGAAGATAAAGCACTTGAAGTAGTTGAAGCAGGAATTGAGGAAGTATGGATCCGTTCTGCATTTACATGTAACACGCCTCATGGTGTATGTAAACGATGCTACGGCCGTAACCTTGCAACTGGTACTGACGTTGAAGTCGGTGAAGCAGTTGGAATCATCGCTGCTCAATCAATCGGTGAGCCAGGAACACAGCTTACAATGCGTACGTTCCACACCGGTGGGGTAGCAGGAGACGATATCACACAAGGTTTACCTCGTATCCAAGAGCTATTTGAAGCGCGTAATCCGAAAGGGCAAGCGACCATTTCTGAAATTGATGGTGTCGTTGCTGAAATTAACGATGTTCGTGACAAGCAGCAGGAAATTGTGGTTCAAGGCGACGTTGAAACTCGTTCTTACACAGCTCCTTACAATGCACGTCTGAAAGTTGTTGAAGGTGACAAAGTCACTCGTGGTCAAGTACTGACAGAAGGTTCGATCGATCCGAAAGAACTTCTTAAAGTGACTGACATGACAGCTGTTCAAGAATATCTGCTTCATGAAGTACAAAAAGTATACCGTATGCAAGGGGTAGAAATCGGAGATAAGCACGTTGAGGTAATGGTTCGCCAAATGCTTCGTAAAGTGCGTGTTGCTGATGCAGGGGATACAGATGTATTACCAGGCACACTTCTTGATGTACATCAATTCACTGAAGCGAACAAAAAAGTACTATTCGAAGGTAAGCGCCCTGCAACAGGCCGCCCAGTTCTTCTTGGTATTACAAAAGCATCGCTTGAAACAGACTCATTCTTGTCTGCGGCATCCTTCCAAGAAACGACTCGTGTCCTAACAGATGCGGCGATCAAAGGAAAACGTGATGAACTGCTTGGCTTGAAAGAGAATGTGATCATCGGTAAACTTGTTCCAGCTGGAACAGGAATGCCAAACTACCGTAAAGTTAAGCCGGTTTCACAAGTGCAGCCGTCTGACGATATGGTGCCTGTAGAGTAA
- a CDS encoding 50S ribosomal protein L7ae-like protein: MSYDKVSQAQSIIIGTKQTVKALKRDSVKEIVVAKDADPALTASVTKLAQEKGVDILVVDSMKKLGKACGIEVGAAAVAIML; the protein is encoded by the coding sequence ATGTCTTATGATAAAGTATCACAGGCTCAATCCATTATTATTGGTACGAAGCAAACAGTAAAAGCTCTGAAACGAGATTCAGTAAAGGAAATCGTCGTAGCGAAAGATGCTGATCCTGCTTTAACAGCTAGTGTAACAAAACTAGCGCAAGAGAAGGGTGTAGACATTTTAGTGGTAGATTCCATGAAAAAGCTCGGCAAAGCCTGCGGAATTGAAGTTGGGGCAGCAGCTGTTGCCATTATGTTATA